The Bartonella birtlesii IBS 325 genome has a window encoding:
- the dxs gene encoding 1-deoxy-D-xylulose-5-phosphate synthase — protein sequence MSRRLTPLLDRICLPHDLRALPESDLVRLANELRTETIDAVSVTGGHLGAGLGVVELTIALHYVFQTPEDRIIWDVGHQAYPHKILTGRRDRIRTLRQEGGLSGFTKRSESVYDPFGAGHSSTSISAGLGMSVASALKAETKRNVIAIIGDGAMSAGMAYEAMNNAGALNARLIVILNDNDMSIAPPTGAMSAHLARLVSRPAYRSLRERVKLLGEKLPRFFLDKARLSEEFARGLLVGGTLFEELGFYYVGPIDGHNLKHLLPVLKNVREYPHGPVLVHVVTHKGKGYAPAEASSDKYHGVNRFDITTGKQVKTPSRALPYTKVFSKALIEEATHDDKIVSITAAMPTGTGLDAFAEKFPKRMFDVGIAEQHAVTFAAGIACEGYKPFVAIYSTFLQRAYDQIIHDVSIQKLPVRFAIDRAGFVGADGATHAGNFDIVFLATLPEFVVMAPSDEVELMHMVRTAAAYDQGPISFRYPRGEGVGIDLPQRGELLEIGKGRLLREGNRVALVCFGTRMPEVLEAADVLGAEGLSTTVADARFAKPLDKDLMRRLAREHEVLVTIEEGAVGGFGAHLLQFLAQEGLLEQGLKVRTLKLPDEYLNHGSPEKVLSRIGLDVTGIVNTVFTALGRKIRTVQKI from the coding sequence TTGTCTCGGAGATTGACGCCATTACTTGATCGTATTTGTTTGCCTCATGATTTGCGGGCATTACCTGAGTCTGATTTGGTAAGGTTAGCTAATGAGTTGCGGACGGAAACGATTGATGCGGTTTCTGTAACAGGTGGCCATCTTGGTGCTGGACTTGGTGTTGTCGAGCTCACTATTGCGTTGCATTATGTTTTTCAGACCCCTGAGGATAGGATCATTTGGGATGTTGGTCACCAAGCTTATCCGCATAAAATTTTAACAGGGCGTAGAGATAGAATCCGCACATTACGTCAAGAGGGTGGATTATCAGGTTTTACGAAGCGTTCCGAAAGTGTGTATGATCCATTCGGTGCGGGCCATTCTTCTACTTCCATTTCGGCTGGTCTTGGTATGTCTGTGGCAAGTGCTTTAAAAGCAGAGACAAAACGCAATGTCATTGCTATCATTGGTGATGGTGCCATGTCCGCTGGTATGGCTTATGAAGCGATGAATAATGCAGGTGCTTTAAACGCGCGTTTGATTGTTATTCTTAATGACAACGATATGTCTATTGCACCACCCACGGGTGCTATGAGTGCACATCTTGCACGTTTGGTTTCTCGTCCTGCTTACCGTAGTTTGCGTGAACGGGTAAAGTTACTGGGAGAGAAATTGCCTAGGTTTTTTTTAGATAAAGCACGTCTTTCAGAGGAGTTTGCACGTGGCCTTTTGGTTGGGGGAACTTTATTTGAAGAGCTTGGTTTTTATTATGTTGGACCGATAGATGGTCATAACTTAAAGCATTTATTACCTGTTTTAAAAAATGTTCGCGAATATCCTCATGGTCCTGTTTTGGTACATGTTGTAACCCATAAGGGTAAAGGATATGCACCTGCCGAAGCGTCATCGGATAAATATCATGGTGTTAACCGTTTTGATATTACAACAGGGAAACAGGTTAAAACGCCAAGCCGTGCTCTGCCCTATACGAAGGTATTTTCTAAGGCTTTAATAGAAGAAGCCACACATGATGATAAAATTGTGAGTATAACTGCAGCAATGCCAACAGGGACAGGTCTTGATGCTTTCGCAGAAAAATTTCCTAAAAGAATGTTTGATGTTGGTATTGCTGAGCAGCATGCCGTAACTTTTGCTGCAGGCATTGCTTGTGAAGGCTACAAGCCTTTTGTCGCGATTTATTCTACTTTTTTACAACGTGCTTATGATCAGATTATTCATGATGTATCAATTCAAAAATTGCCTGTGCGTTTTGCAATTGATCGCGCAGGTTTTGTAGGAGCAGATGGCGCAACGCACGCTGGCAATTTTGATATTGTTTTTTTAGCCACTCTACCTGAATTTGTTGTGATGGCGCCCTCTGATGAAGTTGAGCTGATGCATATGGTACGTACTGCTGCAGCTTATGATCAGGGACCAATTTCTTTTCGTTATCCGCGTGGTGAAGGTGTTGGCATAGATTTACCGCAGCGTGGTGAGTTATTAGAGATTGGCAAAGGGCGTCTTTTACGTGAGGGAAACAGGGTTGCTTTAGTTTGTTTTGGAACGCGAATGCCAGAAGTGTTAGAGGCTGCTGATGTGCTGGGTGCGGAAGGGTTATCTACAACGGTCGCAGATGCGCGGTTTGCAAAGCCTTTAGATAAGGATTTGATGCGTCGTTTGGCGCGTGAGCATGAAGTATTGGTGACAATTGAAGAAGGTGCGGTAGGCGGATTTGGAGCCCATTTATTACAATTTTTAGCGCAAGAAGGGCTTTTAGAACAGGGTTTAAAAGTTCGTACCTTAAAACTTCCTGATGAATATTTGAATCATGGTTCACCAGAGAAAGTTCTTTCACGTATAGGGCTTGATGTTACTGGTATTGTTAACACAGTTTTTACTGCTTTGGGACGCAAGATTCGGACAGTACAGAAGATTTGA
- a CDS encoding TlyA family RNA methyltransferase — MVAGKRLDIFLVERNFFKTRSRARDAVIRKTVKVNGEIILKAGQIVSDDAEIIVCDPAQNYVSRAALKLISALDTFPIITDKVTALDIGASTGGFTQVLLERGAAHVIAVDVGHHQLDTRLSNNDAITLLEGLNVRDLKSEHLGGRKINLIVSDVSFISLKLALPPVLSLAEKGAQAVLLVKPQFEVGRQHLGKRGVLKDPSIAKQTAEELFNWLNTQSGWSAKALLPSPIVGGDGNVEYLLFGEKQQ, encoded by the coding sequence ATGGTTGCCGGGAAAAGGCTCGATATTTTTTTAGTTGAAAGGAACTTTTTTAAAACACGCTCTCGAGCACGTGATGCAGTTATACGTAAAACCGTTAAAGTTAATGGCGAAATCATTTTAAAAGCTGGGCAAATCGTTTCTGATGATGCAGAGATAATCGTTTGCGATCCGGCGCAGAATTATGTTTCACGTGCGGCATTAAAATTGATTAGTGCACTTGATACATTTCCAATTATAACGGATAAAGTGACTGCTCTTGATATTGGTGCATCGACAGGTGGTTTTACGCAAGTTCTCTTAGAACGTGGAGCAGCCCATGTTATTGCTGTTGATGTCGGTCATCATCAATTAGACACACGTTTATCGAACAATGATGCGATAACCTTATTAGAAGGTTTGAATGTTAGAGATTTAAAATCAGAACATTTAGGCGGGCGGAAAATAAATCTCATTGTTTCAGATGTTAGTTTTATTTCTCTCAAGCTTGCATTACCTCCTGTCTTATCTTTAGCCGAGAAGGGTGCACAAGCTGTTTTATTGGTAAAGCCTCAATTTGAGGTTGGTCGTCAACATCTTGGTAAGAGGGGAGTATTAAAAGACCCATCAATAGCTAAACAAACTGCTGAAGAACTTTTTAATTGGCTGAATACGCAAAGTGGATGGAGTGCAAAAGCTTTGCTTCCTTCACCTATTGTCGGTGGTGACGGCAATGTAGAATATTTGTTATTTGGAGAAAAACAACAGTGA
- a CDS encoding class I SAM-dependent RNA methyltransferase, which produces MNDNVIIDHIGVNGYGVIKTLHDFVYVPFTLPGECAEIAIHGKYATLIALKKKSPQRIDALCRHFGECGGCMLQHWHIDSYHEWKRQLVIDALKEYKLDVAVSPLIGCSPYSRRRMTLTASMTPQGQRVGFNRHLSHEIVSLEECPVSCSQIISKLGDIRKLCAFLSNHAKRFHITVTCIANGLDVAVSGCIIHHELLRQKIIHTALACGITRLSVEGEVFVEREKPLIYFGDVCVEFPAGGFLQATSEAENIMGDIILTHFKKTKNALDLFSGVGTFALRMAKKVNVHAVENDEKALKNLELAARFAVGLKTVTCEKRDLFRCPLSVRELECFESVVFNPPRSGAEKQVRELAKATIPRIAAISCNPITFARDLSLLIASGYTVEKVIPIDQFLWSPHVEIIALLRKRKVKSDWKL; this is translated from the coding sequence GTGAATGACAATGTCATAATCGATCATATTGGAGTAAATGGTTATGGTGTTATCAAAACATTGCATGACTTTGTTTATGTTCCTTTTACTTTACCAGGAGAATGTGCCGAAATCGCTATTCATGGAAAATATGCCACACTTATAGCATTAAAGAAAAAATCACCACAACGCATTGATGCTCTATGCAGGCATTTTGGAGAGTGTGGTGGATGTATGCTTCAACATTGGCATATCGATTCTTATCATGAATGGAAGAGACAACTGGTGATTGATGCTCTGAAAGAATATAAACTTGATGTTGCTGTTTCACCTTTAATAGGGTGTTCCCCCTATAGTCGCCGGCGAATGACTCTCACGGCATCTATGACACCACAAGGTCAGAGAGTCGGATTTAATCGTCACCTCTCTCATGAAATTGTCTCTCTTGAAGAATGTCCAGTAAGCTGTTCACAAATTATATCTAAACTCGGTGATATCAGGAAACTCTGTGCTTTTTTAAGCAATCATGCCAAACGATTTCACATAACGGTAACATGTATTGCAAATGGTTTAGATGTTGCTGTAAGCGGTTGTATTATACACCATGAATTGCTCCGTCAGAAAATAATTCATACAGCTCTTGCATGTGGAATTACACGCTTATCTGTTGAAGGTGAAGTTTTTGTTGAACGAGAAAAACCATTAATTTACTTTGGAGATGTCTGTGTTGAATTTCCTGCAGGAGGTTTTCTCCAAGCGACGTCTGAAGCAGAAAATATTATGGGCGATATTATTTTAACTCATTTTAAAAAGACAAAGAATGCTCTTGATTTGTTCTCAGGAGTGGGAACATTTGCTTTGCGTATGGCTAAAAAGGTGAATGTTCACGCGGTAGAGAATGATGAGAAAGCGTTAAAAAACTTAGAATTAGCAGCCCGTTTTGCAGTTGGTTTGAAAACCGTAACTTGTGAAAAACGCGATCTTTTTCGTTGTCCACTCTCTGTAAGGGAACTTGAATGTTTTGAATCTGTTGTTTTTAATCCTCCACGTAGTGGTGCAGAAAAACAAGTGCGTGAATTGGCTAAGGCAACAATACCCCGTATAGCAGCAATTTCATGTAATCCTATTACATTTGCTCGTGATTTATCTTTACTTATTGCTAGTGGCTATACAGTAGAAAAAGTCATACCGATTGATCAATTTTTATGGTCACCGCATGTTGAAATTATCGCCCTTTTAAGAAAGCGCAAAGTAAAATCAGACTGGAAGCTTTAG
- the tldD gene encoding metalloprotease TldD, which yields MKSLIDHFDIAPSQVQSLVQETLHHADDGELYLEYTESEVLLFDNGQFKNGSFHQDMGFGLRVVAGEATGYAHSSELSAVALKRASEAAKAVTYNNHAGPYSITPQKTNKRLYQPHNPLDTPSFEEKSALLQKIDAYLRAKNDKLHQVTVALSGSLQHVEILRADGHLVCDVRPLVRLSISVVAAEGNRRENGFYGCGGRQAFSKFIHEENWKHAADEALRMALINLDAEAAPAGTFDVVLANGWPGVMLHEAVGHGLEGDFNRKKTSAFSELLGQQVAAKGVTVVDDGTIPQCRGSLTIDDEGTPSGYNVLIEDGKLIGFMQDRLNARLMGMKPTGNGRRESYAHAPMPRMTNTIMLGGDKTPEEILSSLKNGIYAVSFGGGQVDITSGKFVFECTEAYRVENGKIVAPIKGATLIGNGPDAMKRITMIGNDSKLDNGIGMCGKAGQNVPVGVGQPHLRINNMTIGGTALS from the coding sequence ATGAAATCGCTTATTGATCATTTTGATATTGCTCCATCTCAAGTGCAATCACTTGTTCAAGAAACACTTCATCATGCTGATGATGGAGAACTTTATCTAGAATATACAGAAAGCGAAGTCCTTTTATTTGACAATGGACAATTTAAAAATGGCTCATTTCATCAAGATATGGGATTTGGTCTGCGCGTGGTTGCTGGAGAAGCTACGGGATATGCGCACTCTAGTGAATTATCAGCAGTTGCACTCAAACGTGCTAGTGAAGCAGCAAAAGCTGTAACCTATAATAATCATGCTGGGCCTTATAGCATAACACCTCAAAAAACAAATAAAAGACTTTATCAACCACATAATCCGCTTGATACCCCATCATTTGAAGAAAAAAGTGCACTTTTACAAAAAATTGATGCCTATTTACGAGCTAAAAATGATAAATTACATCAAGTTACTGTTGCTCTTTCTGGCTCATTACAGCATGTTGAAATTTTACGAGCAGACGGACATCTAGTTTGTGATGTGCGTCCTCTTGTACGTCTTTCTATATCTGTGGTTGCTGCTGAAGGTAATCGGCGTGAAAATGGCTTTTATGGATGTGGTGGGCGACAAGCATTTAGCAAATTCATTCATGAGGAAAATTGGAAACACGCTGCTGATGAAGCTTTGCGTATGGCTCTCATAAACTTAGATGCAGAAGCAGCACCCGCAGGGACATTTGATGTTGTCTTAGCTAATGGATGGCCAGGTGTTATGCTTCATGAAGCCGTAGGTCATGGCTTAGAAGGTGATTTTAATCGTAAAAAAACTTCTGCTTTTTCTGAACTTTTAGGCCAACAGGTTGCCGCAAAAGGTGTTACAGTTGTTGATGATGGGACAATTCCTCAGTGCCGTGGTTCACTCACCATTGATGATGAAGGCACTCCATCAGGATATAACGTTCTTATTGAAGATGGAAAACTTATTGGTTTTATGCAAGACAGGCTGAATGCCCGGCTTATGGGAATGAAGCCAACAGGAAATGGACGACGTGAATCCTATGCGCATGCACCAATGCCAAGAATGACCAATACCATTATGCTAGGAGGTGACAAAACACCTGAAGAAATTCTATCCTCACTCAAAAATGGTATTTATGCTGTTTCATTTGGCGGAGGACAAGTTGATATTACTTCTGGAAAATTTGTTTTCGAATGCACTGAAGCATATCGAGTAGAAAATGGCAAAATTGTAGCCCCCATAAAAGGTGCAACCCTTATCGGAAATGGACCCGATGCTATGAAACGTATCACAATGATTGGCAATGATAGTAAACTTGATAATGGTATCGGTATGTGTGGAAAAGCTGGACAAAATGTTCCTGTGGGCGTTGGACAGCCTCATTTGCGAATTAATAATATGACAATTGGTGGCACAGCACTTTCATGA
- a CDS encoding invasion associated locus B family protein produces MVLYKLFKKIFSVGVVIYTLCNISLNHATAQTSHAQNVPAPQTYGAWTKVCSMPPGTPNIQCEIVQNVHTQNRHDITLRVTFYKLPKNQGTLMRVFVPIRVELRPGIGLKIDDKNMGRLEYRRCLGDNCVAEAVLKEDILQHFLKGKMATYFIFTTPEQAIGGLVDLHGLSDAYATLPT; encoded by the coding sequence GTGGTGCTTTATAAATTGTTTAAAAAAATTTTTTCTGTTGGTGTTGTTATTTATACGCTCTGTAATATTTCTTTAAATCACGCGACTGCACAAACATCTCATGCACAAAATGTTCCTGCCCCACAAACTTACGGTGCGTGGACAAAAGTTTGTTCTATGCCACCAGGTACACCTAATATACAATGTGAAATTGTACAAAATGTACACACACAAAATCGCCATGATATTACTCTGCGCGTTACATTTTATAAACTTCCTAAAAATCAGGGAACTTTGATGCGTGTTTTTGTTCCGATCCGCGTGGAATTACGCCCCGGTATTGGACTTAAAATTGATGATAAAAATATGGGAAGATTAGAATATCGTCGCTGTCTTGGTGATAATTGTGTTGCTGAAGCTGTCCTTAAAGAGGATATATTACAGCACTTCTTAAAAGGTAAGATGGCGACCTACTTTATTTTTACAACACCTGAGCAAGCAATTGGAGGGCTCGTTGATCTCCATGGTCTTAGTGATGCTTATGCAACCCTACCAACATAA